The following are encoded together in the Gammaproteobacteria bacterium genome:
- the glnL gene encoding nitrogen regulation protein NR(II): MMKPPPAWNGHWNGHFLDALSTAVLLFDDGLRLRSINAAGQVLLSLSPERAQGQPASRLLPGADRLFAIFFRALEADSPYVELGVELQRPNDAPLILDCVVTPVFEQGGKGLLAELVNAAARRRAARDEAMRSVHAASNEAVRQVAHEVKNPLAGIRGAAQLLQRDEVSGRCREYLDIIVRETDRLNRLVDRMSAGARPPLRQRINIHEVLEHVYGLMQAERPPGVELHRDYDPSLPEISADREQLVQVLLNVGRNALQAVGGQGEVRLCSLAQRRCTIGGRMHRLGIRVDVIDTGPGLPPGLNHTAFYPMVSGRPGGTGLGLPIAQALVQAHGGVLQYERLGEETIFSLLLPPRREP; the protein is encoded by the coding sequence ATGATGAAACCGCCTCCCGCCTGGAACGGCCATTGGAACGGCCATTTTCTGGATGCCCTCAGTACCGCGGTGTTGCTGTTTGACGACGGCCTGCGCCTGCGCTCCATCAACGCAGCCGGGCAGGTATTGCTCTCTCTAAGCCCGGAGCGGGCACAGGGGCAGCCGGCGAGTCGGCTCCTGCCCGGAGCCGATCGCCTGTTCGCCATTTTTTTCCGCGCCCTGGAGGCCGATTCCCCTTACGTAGAGCTGGGCGTCGAGTTGCAGCGCCCGAATGACGCTCCGCTCATCCTGGATTGCGTCGTCACGCCCGTGTTTGAGCAGGGCGGCAAAGGTCTGCTGGCCGAGCTGGTCAATGCCGCCGCGCGGCGCCGGGCGGCCCGGGACGAGGCCATGCGCTCGGTTCACGCCGCCTCCAACGAGGCGGTGCGGCAGGTGGCGCACGAGGTCAAGAACCCTTTGGCCGGGATCCGGGGTGCGGCACAGCTCCTGCAACGGGACGAGGTCTCGGGGCGTTGCCGAGAATACCTGGACATCATTGTCAGGGAAACGGATCGGCTCAACCGCCTGGTGGACCGAATGTCCGCCGGCGCCCGCCCGCCGTTGCGGCAGCGGATCAACATCCACGAGGTGCTGGAGCACGTGTACGGCCTCATGCAGGCAGAGCGCCCGCCAGGGGTCGAACTGCACCGCGACTACGACCCCAGCCTGCCCGAGATCAGCGCCGACCGCGAGCAACTGGTGCAGGTCCTGTTGAACGTAGGCCGCAACGCCCTGCAGGCCGTGGGCGGGCAGGGCGAAGTCCGGTTGTGCAGCCTGGCGCAACGTCGCTGCACGATCGGCGGCCGCATGCACCGCCTCGGGATCCGCGTGGACGTGATTGATACCGGTCCCGGCCTGCCCCCGGGCCTGAACCACACCGCCTTCTATCCGATGGTCAGCGGCCGCCCCGGCGGCACGGGCCTGGGATTGCCGATCGCGCAGGCCCTGGTGCAGGCGCATGGCGGGGTGCTGCAATACGAGCGGCTGGGAGAGGAGACGATTTTTTCCCTGCTGTTGCCGCCGAGGCGCGAGCCATGA
- a CDS encoding DUF4124 domain-containing protein, with protein MAFLLLLGVHLGAGAETVYRSVDKDGVPIFSDTPSSDAEEIEIEKAPAVPFVAPPKPGVPPATVGEEKPQDVAYVSLVIVSPAADQALRTNEGKVSVSTVSEPALASGDQLVLYLDGKEVFRGGGGTQLSGIGPGTHSLVAAIVGADGSERIRSESVTFHLLRTTALTRRLIKEREAKRALPPPSNVTPVEVEAVREVVRTRGRSLRGGRR; from the coding sequence ATGGCTTTCCTCCTCTTGTTGGGCGTGCATCTTGGCGCCGGCGCGGAAACCGTTTACCGCTCGGTGGACAAGGACGGGGTCCCCATATTTTCCGATACGCCATCCAGCGATGCCGAAGAGATCGAGATCGAGAAGGCGCCGGCCGTTCCCTTCGTCGCCCCTCCCAAGCCCGGCGTTCCGCCAGCGACCGTCGGCGAAGAAAAACCGCAGGATGTCGCTTATGTTTCCCTGGTTATCGTTTCCCCCGCCGCCGACCAGGCATTGCGCACCAACGAGGGCAAGGTCAGCGTCTCCACGGTCTCGGAGCCGGCCCTGGCGTCCGGCGATCAGCTGGTCTTGTACCTGGACGGAAAGGAGGTCTTTCGGGGCGGGGGCGGCACTCAGCTCAGCGGCATCGGGCCCGGAACCCATTCTCTGGTCGCCGCGATTGTCGGCGCCGACGGCAGCGAGCGGATCCGTTCCGAGTCCGTCACTTTTCACCTGTTGCGCACCACCGCGCTGACCCGGAGGCTGATCAAGGAGAGGGAGGCGAAGAGGGCGTTGCCGCCTCCAAGCAATGTTACGCCGGTCGAGGTAGAGGCGGTCCGTGAGGTTGTGCGCACCCGGGGCCGGTCGCTTCGCGGCGGCCGCCGGTAG